The genomic stretch AATAACCACATAATGATAGGCATGAGACAAGTGCTAAATTTACTACAGCTCTGTACAGGCTAATCTTGCATGAAATGAAGACATTTAGTAATAGCTGTGTCTTCATGTCCTGCTTCTGGATTCCTACAAAATATCCCTGTTGTTCCTTAGTTCTTACAAAATCAACCATATAGCTTTGGCAACAGACTCAAAAACACTGTCATCTCCCAGCACACTGGAAATATCAGTTGTTTGCCAGAAAAACTCCCAGGGGGTCACACAGAGACTCTGCTGGGAGATGAGTTCCAGGCTCTTGCAAAACATTTGCCTTGAGGTGCCACAGTAATAATTGACCTGCACAAGAATGTCTGTAACAAACTGCAGGAAGCCTCTGTTTCTAATGGCTCCATCAGCACGACTGATAACTGCTGCTGAACTTGGTGAAACAGGCTGTTTACATAATATGTGTTTTCCTGACAGCCTGATACACAGTAATACACCATTATGCAGATTGCAAGTGTTGGTTTTGGCCAGACAGCAGCTCTAGAGGATCTTTGAGCATACAGTTGTTTTTCAGTTCTGTGTCTCTTGATGAATGGTTTGTAGGGAAAGTAGGTTTTTCAGGCTTAAAATTTAATCCAGGGTGTGGACAGGAGAGCAGGACGCAGCACACCCAGTCCCACATCCAGTGGTGTGAGCCACTGGCTTCACTCTGTTTTTGCTCTGTCGGATGGAAGTAGTTTTTCACTGATGGTCAGGACTGGTGTTTGGGATCAAATGTACTTGGCTACCTAAGGGCCTGCTTGGGGTTCCCTGGAGTCAACAGCAGTGGCCTTTTGGAGCCACCCTAGTAAATAAGTAAGTATCAGCTACTGCGTGGTGCTCAAACCAACATTTCAAAGAGCACCCACTTCCAGCTGGAGTCCTGTGTCTGCATTCAAGGGCTTCAGCAAACTGGTTTCCAGCAGCACCGAGCTGCAGATACAGTGGGAGATGGTAAATCTGTCTAAATCTGCAGAAGACCATGCTGCTGGAATCCTAGTTACTGAAGGCTTTTTTTGGTTGAAAAGTCTTTCCTGAGTTACCATATAACAATGGTCACATAGCTCCAAAAATAAAAGCTAGGACAGTCCTCATTAAGGTAGATCTTTAGGTGCAGAACTACTAAGGATATGCTATATACTATGTTTTCATCTGATTCTTCTTCTGGGATATTAGAACAGTCTCTTAAGAAGACTAAATTGAACTTCTGGCTCTTGACAATGGCAGCTCAAAAACATAATTAGCTAAGTGTGTGTGATGATGTGATGGGCAGGTGCTGAGCTAACGTGGGTATGTTACTCCTGATATCTCTAAACATGCCCTAGAAGTGTCAGTGAGCACAGGATAACCGGTAACAGGAGCTGGTACCAACAGGTCTCTCTTGTCTGCTTGACTAAGGACACAGCAATCATCAGCTGGGTATCACAAACGAGAAGAAAGATAACCACCTTGAAACAGTAAATATTCTGCCTTCTGAGAGGGCTGTTTGGAATGTTTTCCTGTGTTTGAATGTTGTCCTCGTTGTCCTTTTAAAGAAACATCAAATGGAAGAGTGCTTGAGACTcctccagcacatcccagctgaTGCAGAATCAGTCCAGAGCTATGGACATCCAAGCTGCCACAATTGCCCATCAGAAGGGCTGATGTACTGCTCCACAGCAGACATAGAATTTCACCCCATGGTGTGCCTTTTTTCCCAATCCCAGAAtagcaaaggagagagaatTCCTCATAAAGATGTACCAGTCTTCTTTAATTAGACCACCACTGGCTCTTGGGCACCTTTACAAGCAAGTTTCTGGATGCAGAATTCCTACTGAGACAACTAGTactactgatttattttttttacccagGTCAGaccaaaaaatacaaaaggccATATTCTGCACCATCTTTGCAATTCTTGTTGCACCATGCATGCCCTGGAGAGCAACTCTACAACTTTGTGAAAACATTAACACCTCTTTGGTGAATTTTATGTTCAGATTTATTTCTTCCAGTAAACATTAGATATTCCTACCCCCTGCAGAACAGGGCACAAAAGTTTTCTGGGAAACTGAGCTCTGACTTTTCACAAAAGGAGGACAGACTTGCCCTGAAGCCCTCCTACACGATACCAAATACTGTGCATTCAATAGACCTGCTGGTTAATGATCTCGCCCATAAGTAATGTTTTAACCTTAGagtggtttttgtttgcttcaaaAGCCACAAAGCCAAAGAGGAAGTGTAGGAGAACGTGGGCAGGACAGTGGCCAGGAGCCTCATGACCTCATCTTTTTCCGCCACATGGGGATTGGTGGCTGTGCTTGGGACAGGGTTTAAATTCCCAGAGCTCAGAGATGTCAGGCAGTCGGGGGACAAGGGGAgaaagccagagctgctgggagccagctggagctgctgctgggatcCCTAAGAGTGCTCTTGTTGTGGCTCACTCTTCCAGCACCAGAAAAggtaattttcttttgctttgttaCCTGGCATGTGCCAATCTATCTGCAGCTTTGGTCTAGTGAACACTGAGCAGATCTTTGAAAACTGCCTCACTGGGCCGGGATGTTTGATATTTCCCTGTGGAAAAAGGTGTGCTTTTATAGGAGTAAGGTTGCTTTAGCAATGCCAGGTATTACACATAATCACAGTTTTAAATTTGTGTGCTGATAGGTGTTGGGAGAAGGTTACTGAAAACCCTGCTGCTGAATCATGCACTGGAAACTGAAAGCTGGTGCTTGAACACAGAAAGCTTTCTCCCTCATGTAACCACTGCCTGGCAGTGTCCTTGTTTCTCCTGGCAGGCTTACAGTCTGTGCTGCACAATCCTGAgtggatgggacagccacactTCTCTGTGAAACTTGAAATTGCAATACCTCTACTGGAGTGTCCTGTCTCAGGTCCAGCCTTACTAATGCCTTCTAAACGTCCTAAGCAGCTTTCTTTCCTGCTGTAACTTACCAAGCCTTTGAATGACTCTTTTTCATCAGTAAATTGGTTTAAATTCTCAGGGATGTTCCTTATTTTGGGAACTGGTCAGTAAGCACTGAAATTTACTGTAGCTCTCCTAATTTCAGCAGGCATCAGTTATTTATTAAATTGCTAAAGCTGCAATGTGAGCAGCTATTTCACTTCATCTCGTTCGGAAACCCAGGTTATTTTGTTCAAACTTCTGGAGGGGGAAATACAGGTCTATGAATAAGAGCAGTTTAGTTCATATAAACTGACTTTACTCAGCAACTCGACTTAATAACCCTAAAAACTAGTTTTAAAATAACTGGCAAGAGAATACAAACTGAGTTTGCCTTAGCCTGcctcttcttaaaaaaaaactatGTTAAATGAATGAAGATAAACCAAAGCTGATATTTGTAACACTTAGTTTTTCGCAAAGCTTTTCCTTTGTCTGTGCATCCGTAAATGACAGGAGTCAGTTCACTTTTTCAGTGTAGCTATTCTCACCACTGCTCAGCTCTTCACTTAGTTTTAAAATTCTTGTAGCTTTTGAGTAGCTAATTCATTACAAACCAGCTGGGTGGGGGGTAGTGATGGAGGACAGAGGAAATAAAATCAGCATGGGCAGGTTGAATCCATAGCAGGGACCTAGTCATGGCACAGTGAagcacagcaggaaaaaggaaTCCTATAGAATTTTTGTGGTATTTTACCTTATTGACTTACTGTTCCAATATATTTTCTAGGTAAAACATCACAATGAAGGTGGCAGTTCTGTGTTTATGCCTTATCAGCATCACTGCTGCATGGCCAGTGAGTAAATCACAAACACACATCCCCAGCACTTGTATTGTTTTCTTTGCACATGAACGCAAATACTcaaatgctttttctcttttttcccttcaaggTGATTCAATCCAAGCACCATGCCATTTCTGCCAGCTCTGAAGAAAAATATGTAAgttccttttgtctttctgttaattttctttaataaatactttttgatttttttttatgtttcctccaaaacacattttcagGTACTTGTTCTGTGATTGTAGATGCTTGCAGAACATGCCCTCACCTGGCTGTTATGAGCCAGTTTCAAAGCAGAGAGCCACTGATGTCCATAGACTTTTTCCTGTGTCTTATGTCCTGGTTGTGGACTTTCATTAGTTCTATCTCTAGACTAGCACTGGAAatcttttttcttaaagaaaaatatgttagcTGTTACTTGTTAAAAAAGAGAGACTGCAGTATGGCAAAATTACTATAACCCAGATTCGTTAGTGTGGATCAGATGACAATATTTGGTGTTGGAGGAGCACTTTAATCCAATTCCctataattttcttttgagtGGTGTCAGTGAACTGCATTAGTCTTGTATATAGCTATTTGATTTATTCCCAATTGCCAGCTGTTACCCTTTTAAAATCTATTCTTGGCTTTGAGAACCAGCTACTGCATTTGGTTTAGAGTCTTCATGATGTGGGAGATAAATCACCCTCCAGAAAGGGCCTAAGAATTAGCTGAAACAAGGATCGTTAGACCTAAGTCCAAATTCCACTCAATAAAAACAAGCTGGAGAAGCTGATCTGAATTTCCCCGGGCTCTGCCAGTGGGAGAGGCACAACTATACATCTTTCAGGTACAATGTTCATCTGGGATCATGGCTTGTTCTCTTCTTACTGCAGTGAATAGCTGAGGACACATCCCATACAGAAGCACTATGTACTCCACATCTGCCTGAAAATAGAGGTTAGGGTGCAGGCAGCTTTGCCTGCTCCTTTGAGGATTAACCTctgccttttattttctctcgTAGGACTCCAGGAGCCATCACTTGCGCAGATATCACAACGACCACGTGAATTCTCAGTCTCAGGAGAGTCAGCAGTACCCCCAGAGTGATCTGGCATCATCGCAGCAGGTACAGGCACCTAACTGGAAGAGAAAGCAGAGTGTCTTTCCATGCCAAGATTTGCAAGCTTTGATTAAGTGCTTAAAGAACAGTCAACATGCTGATCAGCTCTACTGTACGTGCCTTTGTGTACTAATATGAGTTTTGTGTTGCTTTCAGACCCTTCACTCTTCAGAAGAAAGCGTGGATGTCCCAGTACAGCTGGTAAGTGTTTTGAAGGACAACATGTTAGTTGAGCACTGCAGGGCAGCCAGTGTGTAGCAGCCCTCATTTTCCTCAGTCAAGTGTGGTTCTCGCAGTAACATCTctcccaaaataaaacaaagctcCGGGAAGGGTGAAGTGAACCCAGTGCAGTGCCTGCACATAGTTTCTCAGCAGTGCCTAAGCCCTGGGTGAATGGGACAGATACCAGCCTGCACCTCCCAAATCCGTGTTCATTTGCCTGATGCATAATGAATGTTTTCCAGCACTTTCCTGATGTGTCAAGCAAGAGCCATGAAGAtgtggatgatgatgatgatgacgacGACAACGATTCCAATGACACAGATGAATCCGAAGAGGTTGTCACGAGTTTTCCCACAGACATTCCAGTAACTGAACCATTTCCCACCTTCCCTTTCACCCGAGGAGACAATGCTGGCAGAGGTGATAGTGTGGCCTACAGGATGAGGGCAAAAGCCGCACTGCTGAAGTCTATCAAACTCTACAAAGCTGCCAAAAAAGTAAGTAGCACTGAGCAGTGGTACCCATGGTTTTGGAAATGGGGAGTGAACTTGAAAATGGACATGGCATTTTATGGGAGTTGGTTTTGAAAAGAATTGGTATGGGGAAAGTAGGCATAAGTGAAGGAATGTATTTCCGTTCTCTGGGTGCCACGGGTCAGGGGGTGTGGACGGATGCCAATGCGCTGGGGTGGGAGTGTAGCCCGCTGCTGCAAGATGTGCAAAACTGCAGTTCGCACTATCATTATATACTTGCACACGTGAAATCTGAGGCCAGGATCAAATGCGAGTTTCTCATAATGTGAAAGGTTCATGTAACTCCATAAAACACCAGAGTATCTCCGGGCAGAGGTGCATCACGCAGGCTTTGAGCGTCCCCGCAGCCCGCGCAGCCTGCGTTAGTGCAGCACTTGATGGAGCGGTTCCCCAGGAGTGACAATGGCTCTTGTTCTGCTCTCTAACACAGCTTATCTATGGTGCCACTGAGGAAGATGAGAGCGACATGGATGCAGACAGCCAGCACTCTGTCTCTCGGGAGGATTCTGCTTCCCGCAGCTCCCTGAGGAAGCACGCCAGCAGCGTGGTATGGTCTGACCAGAGCCACGGGCGGGACAGCAGCGAGCAGGACAGCAATCCGCATGATCGGAGCTTGGAAAACGACAGCCGGCACAAATCCGACAGCCACGAGGCAGAAGACGACAGTAGCAAGTCTGGTGTCAGAGGGGACAGCCTCTCGAGTGTAGAAAGCAAAGAGAGAGGGGACAGCCACCCGAGTGCAGAAAGCAGGGAGAGCCGCGACAGCCACCCGAGTGCGGAAAGCAGGGAGAGCCGGGACCGCGTGTCAGCTGAGCTCTCTGACGATATCAGCAACCAAACCCTGGAAAGTGCCGAGGATTCTCAAGATCGTCGCAGCATCGAAAGTAACGAAGTCACCCTttaaagggaaacaaaaataatatttccctcccttttcaaTCCCTACCTAAGGGAAGAGGGGAGTAGCTTCATTTCGGGGAACTTTGTTAATGTAGTTCGCGTGGTGACTTTTGGGGTTCGGGGCGGTCCAtggtccctggggctgtgccGGCGGAGGCTGTGGGACACACGGGGCGAGGGTCGCCCCTCGGGCACGCTGCTCTCTGCGCTGCCGGGCGGTGTTGTGCTGTAACGGGACTTAAATAAAACCTCAAAACCCTGTACCTGCGTTACTGTTCACTCGGGCTGGGGCCGGACGGGGGGGAGCTTTAATACTGCCTCTTAAAATGATGTGAAGTCACTGTTCCCCACAAATTTAACCAGTATAACCCCTTCGTGAGGCCTCCCTCTGCTTTCACCGAGGATGAGCGGAACTCCAATCACCCAGCGCCGGCCCCCGCGCCGCTACCGCAGGGGCGGTCCGGGGCTGCctgagagaggggagggaggggtgggaggaggacaaggagggcgGGGAGGAGGTCCCGGCCGTCGCTCCCGCCGGCAGCCAGGGCGACTACATCTCCCTCCGTACCCCGGGCTTTCCGCCGGAGGGCGGGGAaggggcggcagcggcggcgggtccgatggcgggcggcggcggctgccggcgcgggcgggagcagctggagctggagcggCTGGGCCAGGCGGTGCGGGCTGGCTCCTGCCCGCCGTCGCCGCCGCTCTCCGCCTGCTCGCGGCAGGCCTGGAGCCGGGACAACCCGGGCTTCGAGCCCGAGGAggacgcggcggcggcggcggcggccgggccggtGCTGGAGATGGACGTGGAGTGGGGCAGCCGAGCTGCGTCGTCGCtgagcagcggcgcgggcggcccggcgggcggcgggcggcgggcgcggcggggccccgcggggcgcggc from Aphelocoma coerulescens isolate FSJ_1873_10779 chromosome 4, UR_Acoe_1.0, whole genome shotgun sequence encodes the following:
- the SPP1 gene encoding osteopontin produces the protein MKVAVLCLCLISITAAWPVIQSKHHAISASSEEKYDSRSHHLRRYHNDHVNSQSQESQQYPQSDLASSQQTLHSSEESVDVPVQLHFPDVSSKSHEDVDDDDDDDDNDSNDTDESEEVVTSFPTDIPVTEPFPTFPFTRGDNAGRGDSVAYRMRAKAALLKSIKLYKAAKKLIYGATEEDESDMDADSQHSVSREDSASRSSLRKHASSVVWSDQSHGRDSSEQDSNPHDRSLENDSRHKSDSHEAEDDSSKSGVRGDSLSSVESKERGDSHPSAESRESRDSHPSAESRESRDRVSAELSDDISNQTLESAEDSQDRRSIESNEVTL